In Paenibacillus guangzhouensis, a single window of DNA contains:
- a CDS encoding N-acetylmuramoyl-L-alanine amidase, translated as MLRLVRTFQWKKLSLALAIASLLTAGVMPGVPVPFKSATTVYAEQDKTKSLQAAFESAAKEFGVPVSILMSVSYNLSRWEHHQGQPSTSGGYGVMHLTEYIQSGHEHGKGIDDGVTPSALTDDPSLHTLSEAAQLLNVDPDILKQDPASNIRGGAALLAKYARETRGELPASESDWYGVVAEYSGSTNSEAAMAFADDVFDTIQQGMTQQNSEGQQLSLPSKAVQPNIDTYHTKHSRPSKPGDVECPRNLHCRFIPAAYQQNGNDPWDYSNYDLADRPRFGPDIRYIVIHDTEETYQDTINIFTNPSSSVSAHYVIRSSDGLIAQMVKNKNVAWHAGNWYFNMHSIGIEHEGFAMEGATWFTERLYRSSAALVRYLGDKYDIPLDRAHIIGHNEIPGLTPARQKVMHQDPGPFWDWEHYMDLVGAPIRAKHGNKDIVVIKPDFKTNQPEINDAPAQPSNFLYLYQAPDFNAELIDDPALTHQNKKDGFSVGAKASVGQTFALADKSGDWTAIWFGGQKAWFYNPHGKNAVNGKGTLITPKTGSVSIAVYGAAYPEASAYPADVTPNVLVPLQYTISEGQSYVAVDKMKGDYYDAPVFTNDPYMTSKEIKGNDEFYRIFFNHRFAFVRVSDVEKVRFQSMTEDEQDE; from the coding sequence ATGTTGAGATTAGTTCGAACGTTCCAATGGAAAAAGCTGTCACTCGCTCTTGCAATCGCTTCACTGTTGACTGCTGGCGTCATGCCAGGCGTCCCTGTTCCATTCAAGTCCGCGACAACTGTCTATGCGGAGCAAGACAAGACGAAATCGTTGCAGGCCGCTTTCGAATCCGCGGCGAAGGAATTCGGTGTGCCTGTGAGTATACTGATGTCTGTCTCCTACAACTTATCCAGGTGGGAGCATCATCAAGGACAGCCCAGCACGTCCGGGGGATATGGTGTTATGCATTTGACCGAATATATACAATCGGGTCACGAACATGGTAAGGGCATCGATGACGGAGTTACGCCATCAGCGCTCACGGACGATCCGAGCCTGCATACACTGTCCGAGGCTGCGCAGCTATTGAATGTCGATCCGGACATATTGAAGCAAGACCCAGCGAGCAATATTCGAGGGGGAGCTGCACTTCTCGCGAAGTACGCGAGAGAAACGCGGGGTGAGCTTCCGGCATCCGAATCCGATTGGTATGGTGTTGTTGCGGAGTATAGTGGCTCTACTAATTCAGAGGCTGCCATGGCGTTTGCCGACGATGTTTTTGATACAATCCAGCAGGGAATGACACAACAGAATTCGGAAGGACAACAGCTCAGTCTACCATCCAAGGCAGTGCAGCCGAATATTGATACCTATCATACTAAGCATTCACGCCCATCTAAGCCGGGAGACGTCGAGTGTCCACGTAACCTCCATTGCAGATTTATTCCTGCAGCCTATCAGCAAAATGGCAACGATCCGTGGGACTACTCCAATTACGATCTGGCCGATCGGCCTCGATTTGGTCCAGATATCCGTTATATCGTGATTCATGATACCGAAGAAACCTATCAAGATACGATTAATATTTTTACGAATCCGAGTTCGAGTGTCAGCGCACACTATGTCATCCGTTCATCCGATGGACTGATTGCGCAAATGGTCAAGAACAAGAATGTCGCATGGCATGCGGGCAACTGGTATTTTAATATGCACTCTATTGGTATTGAGCATGAAGGTTTTGCTATGGAAGGCGCAACTTGGTTCACGGAAAGGCTCTATCGTTCGTCTGCTGCATTGGTTCGTTATCTTGGGGACAAATACGATATCCCGCTCGACCGTGCCCATATTATCGGGCACAATGAAATACCGGGTCTGACCCCGGCACGTCAGAAGGTCATGCATCAGGATCCAGGTCCTTTCTGGGATTGGGAGCATTACATGGACTTGGTGGGTGCACCAATACGGGCCAAACATGGAAACAAAGATATCGTGGTCATTAAACCTGACTTCAAGACGAATCAGCCAGAGATCAATGATGCGCCTGCCCAGCCGTCTAACTTCCTGTATTTATACCAAGCGCCTGACTTCAACGCTGAGCTGATTGATGATCCTGCTCTAACGCATCAGAATAAGAAAGACGGATTCAGCGTCGGTGCCAAAGCTTCCGTGGGGCAGACCTTCGCGCTTGCGGACAAATCGGGAGACTGGACCGCCATCTGGTTCGGGGGGCAAAAGGCTTGGTTCTATAACCCGCATGGAAAAAATGCGGTTAATGGCAAGGGTACACTCATCACGCCGAAAACCGGGAGCGTCTCCATTGCGGTCTATGGTGCTGCCTACCCGGAAGCATCGGCTTATCCTGCGGACGTGACGCCGAATGTGCTCGTACCGCTGCAATACACGATTTCAGAAGGCCAGTCTTATGTTGCCGTGGATAAAATGAAAGGGGATTATTACGATGCCCCGGTATTCACGAATGATCCATATATGACCAGCAAAGAGATCAAGGGGAACGATGAATTCTATCGAATCTTCTTCAACCATCGATTCGCCTTTGTAAGAGTCTCCGATGTTGAGAAGGTGCGCTTTCAGTCAATGACCGAAGATGAACAGGACGAATGA
- a CDS encoding GNAT family N-acetyltransferase, with the protein MITLRKITLENRRAIFNLEVTEDQRRFVASNLSSVASCYVLATNGGHPFPFAIYADEEPVGFVMITYQITGYDLPAIADDSYCILRLMIDHRYQNRGYGREAMEKIMAFIRTRPAGPARYCWISYKDENVHAKKLYESFGFRDSGEVLHGEKITMLEL; encoded by the coding sequence ATGATTACACTTAGAAAAATCACGTTAGAGAACCGACGCGCCATCTTTAATCTGGAAGTGACGGAGGATCAACGCCGGTTCGTTGCATCAAATCTATCAAGTGTGGCCTCATGTTATGTTCTTGCCACCAATGGAGGACACCCATTTCCGTTCGCCATTTACGCGGATGAGGAGCCAGTTGGATTCGTCATGATTACGTATCAAATTACCGGTTATGATCTGCCGGCTATCGCTGACGACAGTTATTGTATCTTGCGTCTGATGATTGATCACCGTTATCAGAACCGCGGCTATGGCCGGGAAGCGATGGAAAAAATCATGGCGTTCATTCGCACGCGTCCAGCGGGACCTGCTCGTTATTGCTGGATCAGTTACAAGGATGAGAATGTCCATGCCAAAAAGCTTTATGAAAGTTTCGGCTTCCGTGACAGCGGCGAAGTTTTGCATGGCGAGAAAATCACGATGTTAGAGTTATAA